The following are encoded in a window of Phaseolus vulgaris cultivar G19833 chromosome 3, P. vulgaris v2.0, whole genome shotgun sequence genomic DNA:
- the LOC137839400 gene encoding uncharacterized protein translates to MDEFFRVSQCNSIKEMWEVLEVTHEGTNDVKRSRKHSLIQEYELFRMQSKESIVDVQKRFTHIVNHLTGLGKVFDKEELNIKVLKCLDKSWQPKVTAISESRDLSKMSTATLFGKLIEHELELKRLKEQETVEKRAKGIALKTTMEHDTSEEEKNSEHDKTLSLLTKKFNRFLKRKNRDRTQQRKRYSKSNDSNSSSYTCFGCGKPGHIKVDCPNNQNKEKSASKKSERGKGKRVYISWEENDVSSTSDSSTGSEEASLCFMVNDEGSTSDSVSDYSTDSENYDQLLIAFNETHDEANRLAVICNKLNEVNRVLEPKVKVLEEELHKAKTKLVSLELTYFSSFSCSNTMHSATCFYCRKSGHISRTCKARRYLVPKGLAKWLPKERKNQLYLYSGCSKHITGDVTQFTNLKLKAEGHVTYGDNNRGRILGRGDVDCFVPKSVLDEPGMDDLRTILQKNQSSGIDTTNSSVVKESIVKAGLPKEWKTPRDLTLDNVIGAGNNRLSMASSSHKKKKLKEQPNSSQGILENWFAGDSEAMTRFIHETSRKQVNVPKVLEFSWLREENLTEAKTLLKHQKLKSF, encoded by the exons atggatgaattcTTTAGAGTGTCTCAATGCAACTCAATtaaagagatgtgggaagtACTAGAGGTAACCCATGAGGGCACAAATGATGTGAAACGTTCGAGGAAGCATTCACTCATTCAAGAATATGAGTTGTTTAGGATGCAATCAAAAGAAAGCATTGTAGATGTGCAGAAACGGTTTACACATATTGTGAATCATCTCACTGGTCTTGGTaaggtctttgacaaggaagagctcaacataaaggtgtTGAAATGCCTTGATaagagctggcagcctaaggtaacagcaatctctgaatccagagatttatccaagatgtctaCTGCAACACTCTTTGGAAAATTGATTGAACATGAGTTAGAACTCAAAAGattaaaagaacaagaaacagtggagaaaagagccaaaggaattgccttaaagactaccatggaacatgatacaagtgaggaagagaaGAATTCTGAACATGATAAGAccttgagtctgctcaccaAAAAATTCAACAGGTTTCTGAAAAGAAAGAACCGAGacagaactcaacaaagaaaaaggtaTTCTAAATCCAATGACTCAAATTCTTCTagttatacttgctttggttgtggcaaaccaggtcatataaaggttgattgcccaaacaatcaaaacaaagaaaaatcagcaagcaagaagagtgaaagaggcaaaggaaaGAGAGTTTATATCTCTTGGGAAGAGAATGATGTATCCTCAACAAGTGACTCTTCAACTGGAAGTGAAGAAGCAAGtttgtgcttcatggtgaatgatgaaggatcaacatctgattcagtaagtgactattcaactgattctgaaaattatgatcagctattaattgcctttaatgaaacacatgatgaagcaaatagatTGGCTGTCATATGTAACAAACTGAATGAAGTAAATAGGGTATTGGAACCTAAGGTTAAggttcttgaagaagaattacacaaagctaaaactaaattggttagccttgaattaacat ATTTTTCCTCTTTTAGCTGTTCAAATACAATGCATTCTGCAACTTGTTTTTATTGTAGGAAGTCTGGACatatatctagaacatgtaaagctagaaggtaccttgttcctaaagggttggccaaatggcttcctaaggaaag GAAAAATCAGTTGTACTTGTATAGCGGGTGCTCAAAGCACATAACTGGTGATGTTACCCAATTCACAAATCTGAAACTTAAAGCTGAAGGACacgtcacatatggagataataatagaggaagaattcttggaagaggagatgttg attgttTTGTGCCTAAATctgttctggatgaacctggtatggatgatttaagaaccattctGCAAAAGAATCAATCTAGTGGTATTGATACAACTAATTCAAGTGTTGTCAAAGAATCTATTGTGAAGGCAGgattgcctaaagaatggaagacaccCAGGGATCTCACACtagacaatgtaattg GTGCAGGTAACAACAGattaagcatggcatcctcatcacacaaAAAGAAGAAACTCAAAGAGCAACCTAACAGCAGCCAAGGCATTCTGGAAaattggtttgctggagattctgaagctatgacaaggttcatacatgagacaagcagaaagcaagtcaatgtgcccaaggtgctggaattcTCATGGTTGCGGGAAGAAAATTTGACTGAAGCAAAAActctgctcaagcatcaaaaactGAAAAGCTTCTAg